A genomic window from Quercus lobata isolate SW786 chromosome 10, ValleyOak3.0 Primary Assembly, whole genome shotgun sequence includes:
- the LOC115965163 gene encoding uncharacterized protein LOC115965163 produces MWLTESGYGDTVREAWMTHMLYSSSQIVLEKIKLCEEKLMEWSKRSFGSVKKQIEEKSKLLERAEFVAAQGANFEAVRILRVEVNELLEKESLMWQQRARALHLKSGDSNTRFFHNKASQRF; encoded by the coding sequence ATGTGGCTAACAGAGAGTGGTTATGGTGATACTGTTAGGGAGGCTTGGATGACTCACATGCTGTACTCATCCTCTCAGATAGTGTTGGAGAAAATCAAGCTTTGTGAGGAAAAGCTAATGGAGTGGAGCAAACGCTCCTTTGGTAGTGTGAAGAAACAGATTGAGGAGAAGTCTAAACTCCTAGAAAGGGCTGAATTTGTGGCGGCACAGGGGGCTAATTTTGAAGCAGTACGAATTCTTAGAGTTGAAGTGAATGAGTTGCTTGAAAAAGAAAGCTTGATGTGGCAACAACGAGCAAGAGCTTTGCATCTCAAATCTGGCGATAGCAATACCCGATTCTTCCACAACAAAGCTTCTCAGAGATTTTGA